The Papaver somniferum cultivar HN1 chromosome 3, ASM357369v1, whole genome shotgun sequence genome includes a region encoding these proteins:
- the LOC113358102 gene encoding probable serine/threonine-protein kinase roco5 isoform X1: MDGVPRSPKEEEKRLLLLKRIQQLESENAHLQRQFSNLAHSRVPRSHSNSPHQWQLAHPNRNYAGSSRDSRTLLPANGLLNFSQKQYFDILESLGQSVHIVDLRDRIVYWNKGAEKLYCHSASEALGHSNVKLLTDVQYYDDAIEIISNNNAGQKYTGTFPVKNKLGKRFVVIVTNSPFYDDFGNLVGVVSCSVDSKPFHREAQCQSSEFYPSPSSSQPTSGLANKSDVDSHLPLQAGIASKISNLASRMTNKIRSKMKTGDNALVNESRRRDGQYFNQSLSETVLSDHRKDPTFSEAGSSRGDIPPSPLGVSFEDTPRENFSTSGGEGEGEGKIGILKDISSRAEAWISKKSMSWQWLDHEREPDFDQKNCSGNYEKTETQVAENDPFGNEASTSMSSFSHANSTSTVSSSISTSSSPLYKFDTETDSLHFEIMWEDLAIGAQIGHGSCGTVYRGLWCGSDVAIKEFFKFEYSDDLLHSFRQEVLLMKRLRHPNVLLFMGAVTSPQHLCIVMEYLPCGSLFQLLRCNTARLNWRRRALMAVDIAQGMNYLHRCNPPVIHRDLKSSNLLVDKNWNVKVGDFGLSRLKHATYLTTKTGKGTPQWMAPEVIRSEPSDEKSDVYSFGVVLWELATQKIPWDTLNPMQVIGAVGFMDRRLEIPEDLNPLWASLIESCWHSDLKCRPTFEELLEKLKALLRQYSIQKPKANITLGQGD; the protein is encoded by the exons ATGGATGGAGTTCCACGATctccaaaagaagaagaaaaacgtttGTTGCTTCTAAAACGGATACAACAGCTTGAATCTGAAAATGCACATCTTCAACGACAATTCTCCAATTTGGCTCATTCCAGAGTACCAAGATCTCACTCAAATTCACCTCACCAATGGCAATTGGCTCACCCAAACAGAAATTATGCCGGTAGCAGTCGTGATTCTCGAACTCTACTACCAGCAAACGGTTTGTTGAATTTTAGTCAGAAGCAGTATTTTGATATCTTGGAGTCATTGGGTCAATCAGTTCATATTGTAGATCTCAGGGACCGCATTGTGTACTG GAATAAAGGGGCGGAAAAACTATATTGTCATTCTGCTTCTGAAGCGCTTGGTCATAGTAATGTTAAGCTCCTAACTGATGTCCAATACTATGATGatgcaattgagattatatcaaatAATAACGCCGGCCAAAAATACACTGGGACATTCCCTGTGAAGAATAAGCTAGGGAAACGATTCGTAGTAATTGTAACCAATAGCCCATTCTATGACGATTTTGGAAATTTAGTTGGGGTTGTTTCTTGCTCTGTTGATTCGAAACCCTTTCACCGAGAAGCTCAATGTCAGTCTTCAGAGTTCTATCCCAGTCCCAGCTCTAGCCAGCCTACAAGTGGGTTGGCAAATAAATCGGATGTTGATTCTCATTTGCCTCTGCAAGCTGGGATTGCTTCTAAAATATCAAATTTG GCATCTCGAATGACCAACAAAATCAGGTCAAAAATGAAGACTGGTGATAATGCCTTGGTTAATGAAAGCCGGAGAAGAGATGGCCAGTATTTTAATCAAAGCCTCTCAGAAACTGTTCTCTCCGACCATAGGAAGGATCCAACTTTTAGTGAAGCTGGCTCGTCTAGAGGAGACATTCCACCATCTCccttgggtgtttcttttgaagaTACGCCTAGAGAAAATTTCAGTACTTCTGGGggtgaaggtgaaggtgaaggCAAAATTGGGATCCTCAAGGACATAAGTTCTAGGGCAGAGGCTTGGATTAGCAAGAAGAGCATGTCATGGCAATGGTTGGATCATGAACGCGAACCTGACTTCGATCAAAAAAATTGTTCTGGTAACTACGAAAAAACAGAAACCCAGGTTGCAGAAAATGACCCATTTGGGAATGAAGCGTCTACTTCAATGTCCTCATTTTCTCATGCCAACAGCACCAGTACTGTAAGTAGCAGCATCAGTACTAGCAGTAGTCCTCTTTATAAGTTTGACACGGAAACAGATTCTTTGCATTTTGAAATCATGTGGGAAGACTTGGCAATCGGTGCACAAATAGGGCATG GTTCATGTGGAACTGTGTATCGTGGTTTATGGTGTGGCTCG GATGTTGCAATAAAAGAATTTTTCAAGTTTGAGTACTCAGATGACTTACTGCATTCTTTCAGGCAAGAG GTGTTACTTATGAAGAGACTACGACATCCGAATGTGCTACTTTTCATGGGAGCAGTGACTTCGCCTCAGCATCTTTGCATTGTCATGGAGTACCTCCCATG TGGAAGTTTGTTTCAGTTGCTTCGATGTAACACTGCTAGATTAAATTGGAGGCGCCGTGCTCTCATGGCTGTGGATATT GCACAAGGTATGAATTACCTTCATCGCTGCAACCCACCAGTTATCCATCGTGATTTGAAGTCATCAAATTTGCTGGTTGATAAGAACTGGAATGTGAAG GTTGGTGATTTTGGTCTCTCACGACTCAAACATGCAACATATCTCACAACAAAGACAGGGAAAGGAACG CCACAGTGGATGGCTCCAGAGGTTATTCGTAGTGAGCCGTCAGACGAGAA GTCTGATGTTTATAGCTTTGGAGTAGTGCTATGGGAGCTTGCCACTCAAAAGATCCCTTGGGATACACTGAACCCGATGCAG GTGATTGGAGCTGTGGGTTTCATGGACCGACGGCTTGAGATTCCAGAGGACTTAAATCCACTTTGGGCTTCTCTAATTGAGAGCTGTTGGCACAG TGATCTGAAATGCCGGCCAACATTCGAGGAACTGCTGGAGAAGCTGAAAGCTCTACTAAGACAGTACTCAATTCAAAAGCCCAAAGCAAACATTACGCTAGGTCAGGGGGATTGA
- the LOC113358104 gene encoding probable serine/threonine-protein kinase drkA — translation MLGCVNPKSHSISPHHSADPRRIIDDTPNPRRRFGAGPGSLIGSEFTHLQCLNILESVGQSVHAFDAYGRITYCGNLFQLLRRKTARLDSRRRALMAVDIARGLNYLHRCNPPIIHRDLKSSNLLVDKNWNVKVGDFGLSRYKNGERDATVEGSGGYP, via the exons ATGTTAGGTTGCGTCAATCCAAAATCTCACTCAATTTCACCTCACCATTCAGCCGATCCAAGAAGAATAATAGATGATACTCCGAATCCTAGAAGAAGATTTGGAGCTGGACCTGGATCATTAATAGGTTCAGAATTTACTCATTTGCAGTGTTTGAATATCCTGGAGTCAGTTGGTCAATCAGTCCATGCATTTGATGCATATGGCCGTATTACTTACTG TGGAAATTTGTTTCAGTTGCTTCGACGTAAGACTGCTAGATTAGATTCGAGGCGTCGTGCTCTCATGGCTGTGGACATT GCACGAGGTTTGAATTATCTTCATCGTTGCAATCCGCCAATAATCCACCGCGATTTGAAGTCATCAAACTTGTTGGTTGATAAGAACTGGAACGTGAAG GTTGGTGATTTTGGTCTCTCCCGCTACAAAAACGGGGAAAGGGATG CCACAGTGGAAGGCTCCGGAGGTTATCCGTAA
- the LOC113358102 gene encoding probable serine/threonine-protein kinase roco5 isoform X2 gives MDGVPRSPKEEEKRLLLLKRIQQLESENAHLQRQFSNLAHSRVPRSHSNSPHQWQLAHPNRNYAGSSRDSRTLLPANGLLNFSQKQYFDILESLGQSVHIVDLRDRIVYWNKGAEKLYCHSASEALGHSNVKLLTDVQYYDDAIEIISNNNAGQKYTGTFPVKNKLGKRFVVIVTNSPFYDDFGNLVGVVSCSVDSKPFHREAQCQSSEFYPSPSSSQPTSGLANKSDVDSHLPLQAGIASKISNLASRMTNKIRSKMKTGDNALVNESRRRDGQYFNQSLSETVLSDHRKDPTFSEAGSSRGDIPPSPLGVSFEDTPRENFSTSGGEGEGEGKIGILKDISSRAEAWISKKSMSWQWLDHEREPDFDQKNCSGNYEKTETQVAENDPFGNEASTSMSSFSHANSTSTVSSSISTSSSPLYKFDTETDSLHFEIMWEDLAIGAQIGHGSCGTVYRGLWCGSDVAIKEFFKFEYSDDLLHSFRQEVLLMKRLRHPNVLLFMGAVTSPQHLCIVMEYLPCGSLFQLLRCNTARLNWRRRALMAVDIAQGMNYLHRCNPPVIHRDLKSSNLLVDKNWNVKVGDFGLSRLKHATYLTTKTGKGTVCCVTFPEMLSGGSIGS, from the exons ATGGATGGAGTTCCACGATctccaaaagaagaagaaaaacgtttGTTGCTTCTAAAACGGATACAACAGCTTGAATCTGAAAATGCACATCTTCAACGACAATTCTCCAATTTGGCTCATTCCAGAGTACCAAGATCTCACTCAAATTCACCTCACCAATGGCAATTGGCTCACCCAAACAGAAATTATGCCGGTAGCAGTCGTGATTCTCGAACTCTACTACCAGCAAACGGTTTGTTGAATTTTAGTCAGAAGCAGTATTTTGATATCTTGGAGTCATTGGGTCAATCAGTTCATATTGTAGATCTCAGGGACCGCATTGTGTACTG GAATAAAGGGGCGGAAAAACTATATTGTCATTCTGCTTCTGAAGCGCTTGGTCATAGTAATGTTAAGCTCCTAACTGATGTCCAATACTATGATGatgcaattgagattatatcaaatAATAACGCCGGCCAAAAATACACTGGGACATTCCCTGTGAAGAATAAGCTAGGGAAACGATTCGTAGTAATTGTAACCAATAGCCCATTCTATGACGATTTTGGAAATTTAGTTGGGGTTGTTTCTTGCTCTGTTGATTCGAAACCCTTTCACCGAGAAGCTCAATGTCAGTCTTCAGAGTTCTATCCCAGTCCCAGCTCTAGCCAGCCTACAAGTGGGTTGGCAAATAAATCGGATGTTGATTCTCATTTGCCTCTGCAAGCTGGGATTGCTTCTAAAATATCAAATTTG GCATCTCGAATGACCAACAAAATCAGGTCAAAAATGAAGACTGGTGATAATGCCTTGGTTAATGAAAGCCGGAGAAGAGATGGCCAGTATTTTAATCAAAGCCTCTCAGAAACTGTTCTCTCCGACCATAGGAAGGATCCAACTTTTAGTGAAGCTGGCTCGTCTAGAGGAGACATTCCACCATCTCccttgggtgtttcttttgaagaTACGCCTAGAGAAAATTTCAGTACTTCTGGGggtgaaggtgaaggtgaaggCAAAATTGGGATCCTCAAGGACATAAGTTCTAGGGCAGAGGCTTGGATTAGCAAGAAGAGCATGTCATGGCAATGGTTGGATCATGAACGCGAACCTGACTTCGATCAAAAAAATTGTTCTGGTAACTACGAAAAAACAGAAACCCAGGTTGCAGAAAATGACCCATTTGGGAATGAAGCGTCTACTTCAATGTCCTCATTTTCTCATGCCAACAGCACCAGTACTGTAAGTAGCAGCATCAGTACTAGCAGTAGTCCTCTTTATAAGTTTGACACGGAAACAGATTCTTTGCATTTTGAAATCATGTGGGAAGACTTGGCAATCGGTGCACAAATAGGGCATG GTTCATGTGGAACTGTGTATCGTGGTTTATGGTGTGGCTCG GATGTTGCAATAAAAGAATTTTTCAAGTTTGAGTACTCAGATGACTTACTGCATTCTTTCAGGCAAGAG GTGTTACTTATGAAGAGACTACGACATCCGAATGTGCTACTTTTCATGGGAGCAGTGACTTCGCCTCAGCATCTTTGCATTGTCATGGAGTACCTCCCATG TGGAAGTTTGTTTCAGTTGCTTCGATGTAACACTGCTAGATTAAATTGGAGGCGCCGTGCTCTCATGGCTGTGGATATT GCACAAGGTATGAATTACCTTCATCGCTGCAACCCACCAGTTATCCATCGTGATTTGAAGTCATCAAATTTGCTGGTTGATAAGAACTGGAATGTGAAG GTTGGTGATTTTGGTCTCTCACGACTCAAACATGCAACATATCTCACAACAAAGACAGGGAAAGGAACGGTATGCTGTGTAACTTTTCCTGAGATGCTATCCGGTGGCTCTATTGGATCTTAG